In a genomic window of Salvelinus fontinalis isolate EN_2023a chromosome 7, ASM2944872v1, whole genome shotgun sequence:
- the LOC129859502 gene encoding ATP synthase-coupling factor 6, mitochondrial-like, with amino-acid sequence MALHKLFRVSSLFRSAVSLTLRRNIGLSAVLFNRATDLDPIQKLFLDKIRDYSTKSKAVAGGIVDAGPSYEKGVSEEITKLQRLYGTGDLTKFPDFKFTEPQLQEVAK; translated from the exons ATGGCGCTTCATAAACTATTCCGTGTGTCCTCGCTGTTCCGCTCCGCGGTGTCATTGACACTGCGCAGGAATATCGGCCTGTCTGCTGTTCTCTTCAACCGGGCCACGGATTTGGACCCTATCCAGAAACTATTCCTAGATAAGATCCGCGACTACAGCACCAAGAGCAA ggCTGTAGCAGGTGGGATTGTTGATGCAGGCCCCTCTTACGAAAAGGGTGTCTCAGAGGAGATCACCAAACTGCAGAGGTTATACGGGACCGGTGACCTCACCAAATTCCCTGACTTCAAATTTACAG AGCCCCAGCTGCAGGAAGTGGCCAAGTGA